One region of Desulfovibrio intestinalis genomic DNA includes:
- a CDS encoding YagK/YfjJ domain-containing protein gives MHNINFIEKIYENDHSLYRQAIYNNLAILLTEYTTSFSKTMVVRFDVTYPKSFMAVEDNSDMSDLMKLLIQQCSRNGVSPAYFWVREQSLRSDNQHYHCMLLLDGNKTCWYYPYIELAEKMWGRILNVDPKGLIHHCDRDPDGNRQANGIILRSDDPKYESKIDTVVRQAMYLAKDHTKGFYNDGIRDFGMTRISSISQLRKKFRSN, from the coding sequence ATGCATAACATCAACTTTATAGAAAAGATATATGAAAATGACCATAGCCTGTATAGGCAAGCTATATATAACAATTTAGCAATACTCCTTACGGAGTACACGACGTCATTCAGCAAAACAATGGTTGTTCGTTTTGATGTCACTTACCCCAAAAGCTTTATGGCTGTTGAAGATAACAGCGACATGTCAGATCTCATGAAACTGCTTATTCAACAGTGTTCACGTAATGGGGTATCTCCAGCATATTTTTGGGTAAGAGAGCAATCTCTCAGAAGCGACAACCAACACTATCATTGCATGCTCTTACTCGATGGTAACAAGACTTGCTGGTACTATCCCTACATTGAACTAGCAGAAAAAATGTGGGGCAGGATACTCAATGTGGATCCTAAAGGGCTGATCCACCATTGCGACAGGGATCCTGACGGCAACAGGCAAGCTAATGGCATTATCTTGCGCAGTGATGACCCCAAATACGAAAGCAAGATTGATACCGTTGTACGACAGGCAATGTACTTGGCAAAAGACCATACCAAGGGATTTTACAACGATGGTATTCGAGATTTTGGCATGACTCGGATCAGCAGCATCTCTCAGCTTAGGAAAAAGTTCAGGAGCAACTAG
- the qatA gene encoding Qat anti-phage system ATPase QatA — protein sequence MFLNDQETATDLLHYEAIAQTIVSLILNTPKAPMTIGVHGDWGAGKSSVLKMIEGELAGENRVLCLWFNGWAFEGFEDAKIVVIETIVEELRRARPASTKVAEAAKKVLKRIDWLKLVQKAGGYAFTVATGIPTFGQMNDFCDFVTSFASKVQAGVSASDFEEAAKKASEFIKETPSGSGNLSEHIHAFRNDFKILLESADIDQLVVIVDDLDRCLPKTAIATLEAIRMFLFVDHTAFIIGADEMMIEYAVREHFPDLPPSSGPVSYARNYLEKLIQVPFRIPALGAAETRIYVALLIAESVLGPTDARFVRLLSAAREDMKKPWASRGLDQRAVEAALQGDVPQEIAFAQTMSAHVTSILSEGSRGNPRQIKRFLNSMMLRQAIAAARGFGAEIKRPVLAKIMLAERFKPEFYEQIARLAANHAEGKPEVMRAFETYVRPVRPSEGGEGRRAVEKKEHHGANSAPSLPPEVAEWEKSDWVKGWAMIDPPLGDVDLRPYVFVTRDKRTSLGGFVTNSHLEQLVDVLMGPQMAVSGAAQEVGKLIGPDQEEVFEAIRGRILQEDNFKAKPKGVDGLVLLVKKHPVLQRRLLTFIRELPTDKSGAWAASSWLSCLSDSVTRIEYYSILEEWSNLEDNKALQKSAQGMLKLKEGR from the coding sequence ATGTTCTTGAACGACCAGGAAACGGCTACAGACCTTCTCCACTATGAGGCGATTGCTCAAACCATTGTTAGTTTGATCCTCAATACACCGAAGGCTCCGATGACCATTGGCGTACATGGTGATTGGGGGGCTGGTAAATCGAGCGTTCTCAAAATGATTGAGGGCGAGTTGGCTGGGGAAAATCGCGTCTTATGTCTCTGGTTCAATGGTTGGGCGTTTGAGGGGTTCGAAGATGCGAAAATCGTTGTCATTGAAACGATTGTCGAAGAGCTCAGGCGGGCTCGCCCGGCCTCAACCAAGGTCGCTGAAGCTGCAAAGAAGGTGCTAAAGCGGATTGATTGGCTTAAGCTCGTCCAAAAGGCTGGAGGGTATGCATTTACAGTTGCCACAGGCATTCCCACGTTTGGTCAGATGAATGATTTTTGTGACTTTGTCACTTCTTTTGCATCTAAAGTGCAGGCAGGCGTCTCTGCGAGTGATTTTGAAGAAGCAGCTAAAAAGGCTAGCGAATTCATTAAAGAAACTCCAAGTGGCAGTGGCAACCTCTCCGAGCACATTCACGCCTTTCGTAATGATTTCAAAATTCTTCTCGAATCAGCAGACATTGACCAGCTTGTAGTCATTGTGGATGACCTTGACCGCTGCCTTCCCAAGACAGCTATCGCAACTCTTGAAGCAATCCGCATGTTCCTCTTTGTCGATCATACTGCATTCATCATCGGTGCAGACGAAATGATGATAGAATACGCTGTCCGCGAGCATTTCCCAGACTTGCCGCCAAGTTCCGGCCCTGTCAGCTACGCTAGAAATTACCTCGAAAAATTGATCCAAGTACCATTTCGTATACCAGCCCTAGGGGCAGCCGAAACCCGGATCTATGTGGCGCTCCTGATTGCCGAGAGTGTTTTGGGGCCAACCGATGCACGTTTTGTCCGACTTCTTAGTGCGGCACGTGAGGATATGAAGAAACCATGGGCAAGCCGAGGGCTTGACCAGCGTGCCGTTGAGGCTGCGCTACAGGGTGATGTGCCGCAAGAAATAGCGTTTGCCCAGACAATGAGCGCACATGTCACGAGCATTTTGAGCGAAGGAAGTCGAGGCAATCCCCGCCAGATTAAGCGTTTTCTCAACTCAATGATGCTTCGGCAAGCCATCGCGGCCGCCCGTGGGTTTGGTGCGGAAATTAAAAGGCCTGTGTTAGCGAAAATTATGCTTGCGGAACGCTTCAAACCCGAATTCTATGAACAAATCGCTCGCCTAGCTGCAAATCACGCCGAAGGCAAACCAGAGGTTATGCGCGCGTTTGAGACGTATGTGCGGCCTGTTCGTCCATCAGAAGGAGGTGAGGGCCGCAGGGCTGTTGAGAAAAAAGAGCACCATGGGGCGAATTCTGCCCCATCGCTCCCGCCCGAAGTGGCTGAATGGGAGAAAAGTGATTGGGTGAAGGGGTGGGCGATGATTGACCCACCCCTTGGTGATGTTGACCTTCGCCCATATGTCTTTGTTACGCGAGACAAGCGGACTTCTCTCGGTGGGTTTGTGACGAACAGTCACTTGGAACAGCTTGTTGATGTATTGATGGGGCCGCAGATGGCCGTCAGTGGTGCCGCGCAGGAGGTGGGAAAACTTATTGGCCCCGACCAGGAAGAAGTATTCGAGGCGATCCGAGGACGTATCCTCCAAGAAGACAATTTCAAGGCGAAGCCAAAGGGAGTCGATGGTCTTGTGCTGTTAGTGAAAAAGCACCCGGTGCTACAGCGACGTCTTCTCACGTTCATTAGGGAACTGCCGACGGATAAATCTGGGGCTTGGGCAGCGTCCAGTTGGTTGAGTTGTCTCTCAGATTCCGTTACCCGTATTGAATATTATTCAATCCTAGAGGAATGGAGCAATTTAGAAGATAACAAGGCACTTCAAAAATCTGCGCAAGGGATGCTAAAGCTCAAGGAGGGAAGGTAA
- the qatB gene encoding Qat anti-phage system associated protein QatB: MGTSKCYGGPSNGLIPPFVDDPQPSLVPQSPTGQPSLPGDPALPVSYPTQPQIPNTTPQTPPRLPDTDGAGKLRGARSAFSRYCRSGDRAILGRALSNYVRKGTGGARNAVHRMSSPRATARAMLQVIRDFERNGSAETLRQLNIPELIGRPAVDTFIAIFEVLCPPGGTIDQSITREAMQESIGDMAEAGVGGIDAITSEQLKDFFLNFVARSIEGRVMADIGGRAISLPEDVSAVEYAQEQLHDFVSGATRGMLSGRLDSLEHLSDRDIAAVVDEIYETAFELVAAAGEAQR; encoded by the coding sequence ATGGGTACATCGAAATGCTACGGTGGGCCGTCGAATGGGCTTATCCCTCCCTTTGTTGATGATCCGCAGCCATCTCTGGTGCCTCAAAGCCCAACTGGACAGCCGAGTCTTCCCGGCGACCCAGCCTTGCCGGTATCTTATCCAACCCAACCTCAGATTCCAAACACAACACCACAAACCCCGCCCCGCCTCCCTGATACTGATGGAGCCGGTAAACTGCGCGGGGCACGCAGTGCTTTTTCGCGCTATTGCAGATCGGGTGATCGAGCGATCCTCGGGCGAGCTCTCTCAAATTATGTACGTAAAGGGACTGGAGGAGCACGAAACGCTGTCCATCGGATGTCCTCACCCCGCGCAACCGCCCGGGCAATGCTTCAGGTCATCCGTGATTTCGAACGAAATGGATCAGCGGAAACTCTGCGCCAACTCAATATTCCTGAGCTCATCGGGCGCCCTGCGGTGGATACATTTATCGCAATTTTTGAGGTTCTTTGCCCCCCAGGTGGCACTATTGACCAATCCATCACGCGTGAAGCCATGCAGGAGTCCATCGGCGATATGGCCGAGGCTGGCGTAGGGGGGATTGACGCCATAACCTCGGAACAACTGAAGGATTTTTTCCTTAATTTTGTTGCCAGATCTATTGAAGGACGCGTCATGGCCGACATCGGAGGTCGTGCGATTTCGCTTCCCGAGGATGTCTCGGCTGTGGAGTATGCACAAGAACAACTTCACGACTTTGTTTCTGGTGCAACGCGAGGGATGCTGTCGGGGCGTCTTGACTCCCTAGAGCATTTGTCAGATCGAGACATCGCAGCTGTTGTTGATGAAATATATGAAACGGCGTTCGAACTTGTTGCCGCCGCAGGGGAGGCGCAGAGATGA
- the qatC gene encoding Qat anti-phage system QueC-like protein QatC, which yields MRHHNIIARLGPSDTGKIEMSSPNTYTTDIQFIANSGLCFGLSNVLRQLRELGLRPSETSVDLVLLAAAITAADTRISRAADAQDAWTRKIDIHVPVQDPERWITQGSLINKMLRFLTGDRWHIHFRPRPPEVGTLAAPPSILPLATPSSVCLFSGGLDSFIGAIDLIASGESPILVSHYGDNLTPGYQDHCAHVLKQHYHSKTIHRIQARVIFPTNTIAARFVENSQRGRSFLFFALASLTADAIGNDMTVYVPENGLISLNVPLDRLRLGALSTRTTHPYYMARFDELLSGLGLRIRLVNPYAFLTKGQMAKACADLPFLQREAKYTMSCSSPGGRRYDPDPRQRDPKHCGRCVPCLIRRAAILEAWGVDDTPYRIPDLRGQILNTKMAEGEHVRSFQFLLSRLIRKPSRARLDILRPGPLTDHLDKLASYEAVYLAGMQEVGRLLEGVVARPL from the coding sequence ATGAGGCATCACAATATCATTGCCCGGCTCGGGCCTAGTGATACAGGAAAAATTGAGATGTCAAGTCCCAATACGTACACGACGGATATCCAATTTATCGCTAACTCTGGCCTGTGTTTTGGACTAAGCAACGTGTTACGCCAACTCCGAGAGTTGGGGTTGCGACCTTCAGAAACATCCGTAGATTTGGTATTGCTCGCTGCCGCGATCACCGCGGCTGATACCCGTATCTCACGGGCGGCTGATGCACAGGATGCATGGACGAGAAAGATTGATATTCACGTGCCCGTCCAAGATCCTGAGCGATGGATTACTCAAGGGTCTCTCATCAACAAGATGTTGAGATTTCTGACAGGAGATCGGTGGCATATTCACTTTCGTCCTCGTCCCCCTGAAGTTGGCACGCTGGCAGCTCCCCCAAGTATTCTCCCCTTAGCAACTCCCTCCTCGGTTTGCCTATTTTCAGGAGGACTAGATAGTTTCATAGGTGCAATAGACCTTATTGCCTCCGGCGAAAGCCCCATACTGGTGAGCCACTATGGAGACAATCTTACTCCTGGATATCAGGACCACTGTGCACATGTCTTGAAGCAACATTACCACAGCAAAACAATACATCGTATCCAAGCTAGGGTTATCTTCCCGACCAATACCATTGCAGCCAGATTTGTAGAAAATTCACAGCGTGGTCGTTCTTTTCTGTTCTTTGCCCTAGCTTCGCTGACCGCGGATGCTATCGGTAATGACATGACCGTGTACGTGCCCGAAAATGGTCTAATTTCACTCAATGTACCGCTAGACCGCCTTCGCCTCGGTGCCCTTAGTACCCGAACAACACATCCCTATTACATGGCTCGGTTTGACGAACTCTTGAGTGGACTTGGGCTTCGAATTCGCCTTGTGAACCCTTATGCGTTTCTAACTAAGGGGCAAATGGCCAAAGCCTGTGCGGACCTCCCGTTCCTTCAACGAGAAGCCAAGTATACCATGTCTTGCTCCTCGCCAGGAGGTCGCCGTTATGACCCAGACCCCAGGCAGCGCGATCCAAAACACTGCGGGCGCTGTGTACCTTGTTTGATCCGTCGTGCTGCAATCCTTGAAGCTTGGGGAGTTGATGACACCCCATACCGCATCCCCGACTTGAGGGGGCAAATTCTTAATACTAAAATGGCGGAAGGAGAACATGTGCGCTCATTCCAATTTCTATTGTCTAGACTCATTCGGAAGCCGAGTCGGGCCAGGCTGGACATCCTTCGTCCTGGCCCCTTAACGGATCACCTAGACAAACTTGCTTCTTACGAAGCTGTCTACCTTGCAGGAATGCAGGAGGTTGGCCGATTGTTAGAAGGTGTTGTTGCGAGGCCGCTGTGA
- the qatD gene encoding Qat anti-phage system TatD family nuclease QatD yields MNERDSQKSYWVDFHCHLDLYQGHAELIAECDREKVSTLAVTTTPKAWARNCELAAHATHVRVALGLHPQLVAERANEIALFEQYLAGARYVGEIGLDAGPRFYRSLPDQERIFERILRACAEQGGKILSVHSTRAVGKVLTYIERVLPPNKGRVVLHWFTGSIAEARRAAAWGCYFSINKEMLNSPKHSQLIAKLPGDRLLTETDGPFVLVQGKPIRPREITTTVSQLAKLRETTEDEMRKAILGNLNTLLTNDIDRSRSEVANI; encoded by the coding sequence GTGAACGAACGAGACAGCCAAAAATCCTACTGGGTGGACTTTCACTGCCACCTCGACCTGTACCAAGGCCATGCAGAGTTAATTGCAGAATGTGATCGAGAAAAAGTGTCCACGCTTGCAGTTACAACCACGCCGAAGGCGTGGGCACGGAACTGTGAACTGGCAGCACACGCCACGCATGTTCGTGTCGCATTGGGCCTTCACCCGCAGCTCGTTGCCGAACGGGCAAACGAGATAGCTCTATTTGAGCAGTATCTGGCAGGCGCGCGTTACGTAGGTGAGATCGGGCTTGACGCTGGTCCTCGGTTCTATCGCAGTTTACCCGACCAAGAGCGTATATTCGAGAGAATCCTTCGTGCGTGTGCTGAACAGGGTGGGAAAATTCTCTCTGTGCATAGCACTAGAGCTGTCGGGAAAGTGCTTACCTATATTGAGAGAGTTCTACCTCCAAATAAGGGGCGAGTTGTTCTGCACTGGTTCACCGGATCTATAGCTGAGGCTAGACGAGCCGCCGCTTGGGGCTGTTATTTCTCTATCAACAAGGAAATGCTCAACTCGCCGAAGCATAGTCAACTCATAGCTAAGCTACCCGGTGATCGACTTCTTACGGAGACGGATGGACCATTTGTCCTTGTCCAAGGAAAGCCAATCCGCCCGCGCGAAATCACCACCACCGTTTCGCAACTTGCTAAGCTCCGTGAAACTACCGAAGACGAGATGAGGAAGGCTATTCTTGGCAACCTCAACACATTACTCACCAATGATATAGACAGATCTCGCAGTGAAGTGGCGAATATCTAG